A window of the Acanthochromis polyacanthus isolate Apoly-LR-REF ecotype Palm Island chromosome 10, KAUST_Apoly_ChrSc, whole genome shotgun sequence genome harbors these coding sequences:
- the il12ba gene encoding interleukin 12Ba, giving the protein MLFVFAVICAFLHVSYQSPRSHWTLLPNILVVEVDGTLSQQPLSCIELPEELMRIGNQSQGIFWKKNGKEEAQRGNSYLVQLEESLGGGNYTCHSKDGSLLNHTEVLISEDETKRRKILVKNDQEHYLKCSTQNYNGEFQCSWTWHPSRVGKVAFIKARRVSDNNSVQCSLDSSSQQWVCFSDHSNFSCMVDDSGRGISCLDKQHCPYAEESQPIHITVYVRTKQFLVEDYSRHFYLSEIVKPGKVRIVKINSSVIEWSYPSSWSSPYSYFPLTFQIAQLRGECRRCNNPCTDSKAATTEMVHSPGICQFPVWHKAKVVCVRAKDAICDSQWSEWSHVSLRGSKKNRRHNKEEA; this is encoded by the exons ATGTTATTTGTTTTCGCCGTCATCTGTGCATTTCTACATGTCAGCTACCAAAGTCCAAGGAGTCACTGGACTCTGCTGCCCAACA TTCTGGTTGTGGAGGTGGATGGTACTTTGAGCCAGCAGCCCCTGAGCTGCATTGAGCTGCCAGAGGAGCTTATGAGGATAGGCAACCAGAGCCAAGGTATTTTTTGGAAGAAGAATGGAAAAGAGGAAGCACAGAGAGGAAACTCATATCTGGTGCAGCTGGAGGAAAGCCTCGGAGGGGGCAACTACACCTGCCACAGCAAGGACGGATCGCTCCTTAATCACACCGAGGTCCTGATCTCAGAGGATGAAACCAAGAGGAGGAAGATTCTGGTGAAAAATGACCAAG AACATTATTTAAAGTGCTCCACTCAAAATTACAACGGAGAGTTCCAGTGCTCCTGGACCTGGCACCCCAGTCGCGTTGGCAAAGTAGCATTCATCAAAGCTCGACG tgtttctgaCAACAACAGCGTCCAGTGTTCTTTAGACTCCAGTTCTCAGCAGTGGGTGTGCTTCTCGGATCACAGCAACTTCAGCTGCATGGTGGATGACAGCGGTCGCGGGATCTCCTGCCTGGACAAGCAGCACTGTCCTTACGCTGAGGAGAGTCAGCCCATCCACATCACTGTCTATGTCAGGACCAAGCAATTCCTGGTGGAGGACTACTCGAGGCATTTTTACCTGTCAGAGATAG TGAAACCTGGCAAGGTGAGGATCGTAAAAATCAACAGCTCTGTGATCGAGTGGAGTTACCCGAGCTCCTGGAGCAGCCCCTACTCCTACTTCCCCCTCACTTTCCAGATTGCACAGCTCAGGGGTGAATGCAGGAGGTGCAACAACCCGTGTACTGACTCAAAAGCTGCCACG ACCGAGATGGTCCACTCTCCAGGCATTTGTCAGTTTCCAGTGTGGCACAAGGCGAAGGTCGTGTGTGTCAGAGCGAAGGATGCCATCTGTGACTCACAATGGAGCGAGTGGAGCCATGTCAG tttgAGGGGAAGCAAGAAAAACAGACGGCACAACAAGGAAGAAGCGTAA